The following coding sequences lie in one Metallumcola ferriviriculae genomic window:
- a CDS encoding heavy metal translocating P-type ATPase: protein MSETKALQSSLVKYTLAGLDCASCAQKIEDSLRNKGMKDAAVNFAAGTILLDPKKLNEAQNIIDGIEPGVILTEDGANQDTAGKDESIKKPVLIMAISLFLLTVGLIFNERLYNTPYHVGEYIVLLSAYFLVGWNVVSTAVRNVFRGNLFDENFLMTVATVGAIAIHQLPEAVGVMLFYYVGEFFQDVAVNRSRRSIKALMDIRPEYANLKTNGDLEKVSPDTVNVGDIIVIKPGEKVPLDGTVEEGTSFLDTSALTGESVPRKAELGEGVLAGMINTGSLLTVRVTKVFEDSSVAKILDLMENAGSRKAPTEKFITKFSQYYTPVVVFGALALAVIPPLVITGATFSEWLYRALILLVISCPCALVVSIPLGYFGGIGGSSKKGILIKGANFLEAMTKLDTVVFDKTGTLTKGVFQVAEIKTYDGCADDELLRYAAIAEVNSNHPIAKSIIEVYQGDIDRERIRDYQEISGHGIKASYEGKEIIAGNDRLLHRENIKHKDCCDVEGTVVYVAVAGKFLGYITIADEIKEDAVEAVANLKKLGVRKTVMLTGDDQSVAEKVASRIGIDAVYANLLPEDKVSKLEELMEGINHKAKLAFVGDGINDAPVITRADIGVAMGGLGSDAAIEAADVVIMDDAPSKMAAVVSVARNTKKIITQNIVLALGIKGVFVVLGSFGMATMWEAVFADVGVALLAVLNATRALKG from the coding sequence ATGTCAGAGACAAAAGCATTACAGAGTAGTTTGGTTAAATATACTTTGGCGGGTTTGGACTGTGCCAGCTGTGCACAAAAAATAGAGGATTCGCTGCGAAATAAGGGGATGAAAGATGCTGCAGTTAACTTTGCTGCAGGCACTATATTACTTGATCCCAAGAAGTTAAATGAAGCTCAAAATATAATAGATGGTATTGAACCCGGTGTGATATTGACAGAAGATGGAGCTAATCAAGATACTGCAGGTAAAGACGAAAGCATTAAGAAGCCAGTGCTTATTATGGCTATTTCTTTATTTCTGTTAACTGTGGGCTTGATATTTAATGAACGTCTTTACAATACGCCATATCACGTTGGGGAATACATTGTCTTACTTAGCGCATATTTTTTAGTAGGTTGGAATGTGGTATCTACAGCAGTTCGAAACGTTTTTAGGGGCAACCTCTTTGACGAAAATTTCCTGATGACTGTTGCCACGGTGGGCGCAATCGCCATTCACCAATTGCCTGAAGCAGTTGGGGTAATGCTGTTTTACTACGTGGGGGAATTCTTTCAGGATGTTGCTGTTAATCGATCCAGACGTTCAATAAAAGCATTGATGGACATTCGGCCTGAATATGCTAACCTTAAAACAAATGGTGACCTGGAAAAGGTATCACCGGATACAGTTAATGTTGGCGATATTATTGTCATTAAACCCGGCGAGAAAGTACCATTAGATGGTACGGTGGAAGAGGGAACATCATTTCTTGACACTTCTGCATTAACCGGTGAGTCAGTACCCCGAAAAGCTGAATTGGGAGAAGGGGTTTTGGCTGGGATGATAAACACCGGTAGTTTATTGACCGTTAGGGTTACTAAGGTTTTTGAAGATTCTTCCGTTGCGAAAATTTTGGATCTGATGGAAAATGCCGGTAGTAGAAAAGCACCCACAGAAAAATTTATCACTAAGTTTTCTCAATATTATACACCCGTTGTGGTTTTTGGTGCCTTAGCGTTGGCAGTTATTCCACCATTAGTGATAACTGGAGCAACTTTTTCGGAATGGTTGTATAGAGCATTGATTCTCCTGGTAATTTCCTGCCCTTGTGCACTAGTAGTGTCCATCCCATTAGGATACTTTGGCGGTATTGGCGGCTCTTCTAAGAAAGGCATATTAATCAAGGGAGCAAACTTCTTAGAGGCCATGACAAAGCTTGATACTGTAGTTTTTGATAAGACAGGGACGTTAACCAAAGGTGTTTTTCAGGTTGCGGAAATTAAGACATATGACGGGTGTGCCGATGATGAATTATTAAGATATGCTGCTATTGCTGAAGTAAACTCAAATCACCCAATAGCTAAGTCAATAATCGAGGTATATCAAGGAGACATTGATAGGGAAAGAATTAGAGATTACCAGGAGATATCCGGCCATGGCATTAAAGCAAGCTATGAAGGCAAAGAAATTATTGCTGGGAACGATCGGCTGCTTCATCGCGAGAACATAAAGCATAAAGACTGCTGCGATGTCGAAGGAACTGTCGTCTATGTGGCCGTAGCCGGAAAATTTTTAGGGTATATCACCATCGCGGATGAAATTAAGGAAGATGCTGTGGAGGCGGTGGCAAACCTTAAAAAACTAGGTGTCAGGAAGACTGTAATGTTGACTGGGGATGACCAATCCGTTGCTGAGAAGGTGGCATCAAGAATAGGCATAGACGCGGTATATGCAAATCTTCTGCCTGAGGATAAGGTTTCGAAGCTAGAGGAGTTAATGGAAGGTATCAATCACAAGGCCAAATTAGCATTCGTTGGTGATGGTATTAATGATGCACCTGTGATTACCCGTGCAGACATTGGTGTGGCTATGGGCGGGTTAGGGTCCGATGCGGCGATTGAGGCTGCAGACGTTGTGATTATGGATGATGCACCGTCCAAAATGGCTGCTGTTGTAAGTGTTGCAAGGAATACTAAGAAGATAATTACGCAAAATATTGTATTGGCATTAGGAATAAAAGGTGTGTTTGTTGTATTAGGGTCATTTGGTATGGCCACTATGTGGGAAGCGGTTTTTGCCGATGTGGGTGTCGCGCTTCTGGCGGTACTCAACGCCACCCGGGCTTTAAAGGGGTAG
- a CDS encoding MoaD/ThiS family protein: MGNGTVQPVEVRCFSFLKKICDERKWAFPHYFRLDRECSARELAEKLDLPLDLIEAVFINGLAMPMDDGQVKPGDRVGFVPPGTPGPYRALLGMVKGKE, encoded by the coding sequence ATGGGAAACGGCACAGTGCAGCCTGTTGAAGTAAGATGCTTTTCTTTTCTAAAGAAGATTTGTGATGAGAGAAAGTGGGCTTTTCCCCATTATTTTCGACTGGACCGAGAATGTTCTGCAAGGGAACTTGCAGAAAAGCTGGACCTACCGTTGGATTTGATAGAGGCAGTTTTTATCAACGGCCTGGCAATGCCTATGGATGATGGACAGGTAAAACCCGGTGACCGGGTAGGTTTTGTACCGCCGGGGACACCAGGCCCGTACCGAGCCTTACTAGGTATGGTGAAAGGAAAAGAATAG
- the typA gene encoding translational GTPase TypA: MLKREGIINIAVIAHVDAGKSTLVDAFLNQSGVFRENEAVVDCVMDNNDLERERGITIYSKTCSIQYKGNKINIVDTPGHADFSSEVERVIKTVDTVVLLVDSAEGPMPQTRFVLQKSLELGLRPILFINKIDKKDQRADEVVDEVFNLFIELNASEEQLDFPIIYGVAKEGVAKKEMEDQSSDLSPLFETLLDHVSTYPNLDEEPLQLQISALAYDDYIGRLGIGRVYKGTVKEGQNVSIYKRDNSIVRAKIAKVLVYEGLNQVPKSEAVSGDIAVIAGIPHISIGETVGNEDQVQPMEMIKIEEPTLSMNFLVNDSPFAGKSGKFVTTRHLKGRLEKELEVNVGLRVEPLNTTEGYKVSGRGELHLSILLENMRREGYEISVSKPEVLMHQENGKLMEPMEKVIITMPSIYQGIVISKLNLRKGLMTAMNVENDYIKLEYMVPTRGLLGFRSEFINDTRGEGTMVRSFDSYEEYKGEIPQRLNGVLISQTAGTSMAYALDALSDRAVMFISPGLEIYVGMIIGMNSRQEDLTVNPCKSKKMTNVRASGSDDAVRLSPPRQFNLEQALEFIADDELVEVVPDAIRLRKKLLKEADRARYNKNKK, encoded by the coding sequence ATTTTGAAACGAGAAGGTATTATCAACATAGCTGTTATTGCCCACGTGGATGCAGGAAAATCTACACTGGTAGATGCTTTCCTTAATCAGAGTGGGGTTTTTCGGGAAAATGAGGCGGTAGTAGATTGTGTAATGGATAATAATGACCTGGAAAGGGAGCGGGGCATTACAATTTACTCCAAGACGTGTTCGATACAGTACAAAGGAAACAAGATTAATATTGTCGATACTCCTGGGCACGCCGATTTCTCTTCAGAAGTAGAGCGAGTGATAAAAACCGTTGATACGGTGGTATTGCTGGTGGATTCTGCAGAAGGTCCCATGCCGCAAACTCGGTTTGTGCTTCAGAAATCCTTAGAACTGGGCCTGCGCCCAATATTATTTATTAATAAGATAGATAAGAAAGACCAAAGAGCCGATGAAGTGGTGGATGAGGTGTTTAACCTGTTCATAGAGTTAAATGCGTCTGAAGAACAGTTAGATTTTCCAATAATTTACGGTGTAGCTAAAGAAGGTGTAGCCAAAAAAGAGATGGAAGATCAGAGCAGTGATTTATCGCCGCTATTCGAAACTCTACTGGATCATGTTAGTACTTATCCTAATTTAGATGAAGAGCCGCTGCAGTTGCAAATTTCGGCGCTGGCATATGATGATTACATTGGTAGACTGGGTATTGGCAGGGTATATAAGGGTACTGTTAAAGAAGGTCAGAATGTATCAATATATAAACGAGATAACAGCATCGTCAGGGCTAAAATTGCGAAGGTATTGGTCTATGAAGGGTTAAATCAGGTACCAAAAAGTGAAGCTGTCAGCGGGGATATTGCTGTAATTGCAGGTATACCGCATATTTCTATCGGCGAAACGGTAGGCAATGAAGATCAAGTCCAGCCAATGGAAATGATAAAAATTGAAGAGCCCACTTTGTCTATGAACTTTCTGGTAAATGATTCGCCATTTGCCGGTAAAAGCGGGAAGTTTGTCACTACCAGGCACTTAAAGGGTAGGCTGGAAAAAGAATTAGAGGTAAATGTGGGATTGAGGGTGGAACCCCTGAATACCACTGAAGGCTACAAAGTCTCTGGCCGGGGTGAACTGCACTTATCTATTCTTTTGGAAAATATGCGTCGGGAAGGATACGAGATTTCAGTATCCAAACCGGAGGTACTCATGCATCAGGAAAACGGCAAGTTAATGGAACCGATGGAGAAGGTTATTATCACCATGCCCAGTATTTACCAAGGCATAGTGATATCAAAATTAAATTTGCGAAAGGGCCTTATGACCGCCATGAATGTGGAAAACGATTACATTAAGCTCGAATACATGGTTCCAACCAGAGGATTGTTGGGATTTAGAAGTGAGTTCATCAATGATACTCGGGGGGAAGGCACGATGGTACGCTCTTTTGACAGCTATGAGGAATATAAGGGTGAAATTCCTCAGAGATTAAATGGAGTATTAATCTCTCAAACCGCCGGCACCTCGATGGCATACGCCCTGGATGCTTTAAGTGACCGGGCAGTAATGTTTATTAGCCCTGGGCTTGAAATCTACGTGGGCATGATTATCGGTATGAACAGCAGGCAAGAAGACTTAACAGTAAACCCATGTAAAAGCAAAAAAATGACTAATGTAAGAGCTTCCGGTTCCGATGATGCAGTGAGGCTTTCACCACCACGGCAGTTTAATCTTGAACAGGCTTTAGAATTTATCGCAGATGATGAATTGGTAGAAGTGGTGCCCGATGCCATCAGGCTGCGGAAAAAATTGCTCAAAGAAGCTGATCGGGCTCGTTACAATAAGAATAAAAAATAA
- a CDS encoding symporter small accessory protein, with translation MSNFSTLSRGAFLYSKKEVIYLAEFNSFIQGGNDMLGFSDVQIISAYVFSVFAVILCVVYGVINWNKDT, from the coding sequence GTGTCTAATTTTAGCACTCTTTCGCGGGGTGCTTTTTTATATTCAAAAAAAGAAGTGATATACCTGGCTGAATTCAATAGCTTTATTCAAGGGGGTAACGATATGCTTGGCTTTTCAGATGTTCAGATTATCTCGGCGTATGTATTTTCGGTTTTTGCAGTTATTCTATGTGTGGTCTACGGCGTTATAAACTGGAACAAGGACACCTAG
- a CDS encoding sodium:solute symporter family protein produces MNLALLWILVVIYLGITGILGYMGYSRTKEDKDYLIAGGDVNPFVLAMSYGATFISTSAIVGFGGVAGLFGMSLLWLTFFNIFVGIFIAFVFFGKRTLLMGRALGSYTLAEFLGQRYQSRFIRGFVASQVFIILPVYAAAVLIGGARFMEGVLSVDYAVAVMVLSGIVAAYVMWGGLRGVVYTDAFQAVLMFIFMLIMLITTYVKLGGIVPAHQALTNLASMVPDSLKAGGHQGWTAMPKFGSPLWWTQVSTIILGVGIGVLAQPQLVVRYLTVRSPKQMNRAVLMGGIFIFMMTGVAFIVGPLSNVWFVQETGKIAIASVANGNVDLIIPAFLKSIMPQWFSYLFLLAMLAAAMSTLSSQFHVQGVSLTHDIFGAFYGPGRKLKNSLLINRLGILVALVAVVWLSFVLPPGIIAIATAFFFGTCAVTFLPIYVGALYWKGATRSGAVASMVSGAVVVTFLLLFVHAKEAAAVGLVQALLGRPALLGFPWTVVDPLIIGLPISTAVFIGVSLVTQPIKEEHVERCFHDLEDGKSSLPGETINA; encoded by the coding sequence ATGAATTTAGCACTTTTATGGATTTTGGTGGTTATCTATCTCGGTATTACAGGAATTTTGGGTTATATGGGTTACAGTCGTACCAAAGAAGATAAAGATTATTTGATTGCCGGAGGCGACGTTAACCCTTTTGTCTTAGCTATGTCTTATGGTGCGACATTTATTAGCACTTCAGCAATAGTTGGTTTTGGCGGTGTGGCGGGATTATTTGGGATGAGTCTGTTATGGCTAACCTTTTTTAATATTTTTGTGGGTATTTTTATTGCCTTCGTTTTCTTTGGTAAACGAACTTTGCTTATGGGGCGGGCTTTAGGATCCTATACGCTGGCAGAATTTTTAGGGCAGCGTTACCAATCCCGCTTCATTCGAGGTTTTGTGGCCAGCCAAGTTTTTATAATATTGCCCGTTTATGCTGCGGCTGTGTTGATTGGCGGAGCCCGTTTTATGGAAGGTGTCTTGAGTGTTGATTATGCTGTTGCTGTAATGGTGCTTTCGGGAATCGTCGCGGCCTATGTAATGTGGGGCGGCCTGCGCGGTGTGGTCTATACAGATGCTTTTCAGGCAGTGCTGATGTTTATTTTTATGCTGATTATGCTGATAACTACATATGTCAAACTGGGGGGCATTGTTCCTGCGCATCAGGCGTTAACTAATTTAGCGTCAATGGTTCCTGATTCGCTTAAGGCCGGCGGGCATCAGGGGTGGACTGCTATGCCCAAATTTGGCTCCCCCCTTTGGTGGACCCAGGTCTCCACAATTATCTTGGGAGTAGGTATTGGTGTCTTAGCTCAACCACAGTTGGTGGTCCGTTACCTGACAGTTAGAAGTCCTAAGCAGATGAATAGGGCTGTACTCATGGGCGGTATTTTCATTTTCATGATGACCGGAGTGGCATTTATTGTGGGACCGTTGAGTAATGTCTGGTTTGTTCAGGAGACAGGCAAGATAGCGATTGCCAGTGTAGCAAACGGCAATGTTGATTTGATTATTCCCGCGTTTTTAAAATCCATTATGCCTCAATGGTTCAGCTATTTATTCCTGCTGGCCATGCTTGCTGCGGCGATGTCAACTTTGAGCAGTCAGTTCCATGTTCAAGGCGTTTCACTCACCCACGATATTTTTGGAGCATTTTACGGGCCGGGGAGGAAGCTAAAAAATTCTCTTTTGATTAATCGTCTAGGAATACTGGTGGCACTGGTTGCAGTTGTTTGGCTGAGCTTTGTACTGCCGCCGGGGATTATTGCCATTGCTACTGCCTTCTTTTTTGGTACCTGCGCGGTCACATTCTTACCGATATATGTCGGAGCGTTATACTGGAAGGGTGCCACTCGCAGCGGGGCCGTGGCTAGTATGGTTTCAGGTGCCGTTGTTGTTACATTTTTATTACTTTTTGTCCATGCCAAAGAAGCTGCGGCTGTTGGCCTGGTACAGGCGCTGCTGGGGAGACCTGCATTGTTAGGGTTCCCATGGACTGTGGTAGATCCGTTAATCATTGGCCTGCCTATTTCAACGGCAGTATTTATCGGGGTTAGTTTAGTGACACAGCCCATAAAAGAAGAGCATGTTGAACGCTGTTTTCATGACTTGGAAGATGGAAAATCATCGCTTCCTGGAGAAACCATTAATGCGTAA
- a CDS encoding cell division FtsA domain-containing protein, whose product MTEKIFALDIGTRTVVGLILEITQHRPRVLAAEIREHRERSMLDGQIHDVPQVAGLVMEVKETLEKATDSKLPKVAVAAAGRALKTTKAAVIKAINSIQEINDNQVLALEIEAVQAAQTKLTESKERLADYHCVGYSVVRYQLDGQPIAKLTGQYGNEIGVEIIATFLPRVVVDSLVNVVQKAGLELSSLTLEPIAALNIIIPASMRQINIALVDIGAGTSDIAVTNKGTVTGYAMVPAAGDEITEALCEHYLLDFHTGERVKRSLSVGCEVVEFQDIVGVDHQVSAREVTAAIKPAIDDLAQKIAAGVLEVNEKTPQAVIAIGGGSQTPLLTEMLAEKLSLPGSRVAVRGREALAVEGQEEVLIGPQAVTPIGIAASWEYNRALEFSDIKVNGRPVRLISENGKGTVADALLAAGINARQLYGRPGMGLSITVNGETHIIKGCLGAPASIAVNGNDATLDTEVANGYLLEISPGERGQDARATVKELINSKFPTRQVIVNGEIHLIEPKVIINGTEADGAALVTDKAEMKVIYPRTAKEILNFMKIPLKNYQVFINGEHSDENIIAASDDKVEVVLGSNESNSFGNILVNEEPVELKKDGVILTDLFNYIDFDPMPPTTGSKLLMQVNGSAAGFTTMVHGGDQVTIKWQ is encoded by the coding sequence GTGACTGAGAAAATATTTGCACTTGATATCGGTACCCGAACTGTGGTCGGGTTAATCCTGGAAATTACCCAGCATAGGCCCCGAGTACTGGCTGCAGAAATACGGGAACATAGGGAACGCTCAATGCTAGACGGGCAAATTCACGATGTGCCGCAGGTTGCCGGACTGGTAATGGAGGTAAAGGAAACGCTGGAAAAAGCCACAGACTCAAAATTACCTAAGGTTGCGGTGGCTGCTGCCGGTCGGGCTTTAAAGACCACTAAGGCTGCTGTAATTAAGGCGATTAATTCTATCCAAGAAATTAACGATAACCAAGTATTGGCTCTAGAAATTGAGGCAGTACAAGCCGCTCAGACAAAACTAACTGAAAGTAAAGAGCGTTTGGCTGATTATCATTGTGTCGGTTACAGCGTAGTTAGGTATCAATTGGATGGACAGCCCATAGCTAAACTGACCGGTCAATACGGCAATGAAATTGGTGTCGAAATAATTGCTACATTTCTTCCAAGGGTAGTGGTTGATTCTCTGGTTAATGTGGTTCAAAAGGCTGGACTGGAATTGAGTAGCTTAACATTGGAACCTATTGCGGCGTTAAATATAATTATACCGGCCAGTATGCGGCAGATAAATATTGCACTGGTGGACATTGGTGCGGGGACATCGGATATTGCCGTAACTAATAAGGGTACAGTTACCGGTTACGCGATGGTGCCGGCAGCGGGGGATGAAATTACTGAAGCACTATGCGAACATTATTTATTGGATTTTCATACGGGTGAAAGAGTAAAGCGTAGTCTGTCCGTCGGCTGCGAAGTGGTTGAATTTCAAGATATTGTTGGGGTAGATCACCAAGTAAGTGCCCGGGAGGTTACCGCTGCCATCAAACCCGCTATCGATGATCTGGCCCAAAAAATTGCTGCTGGTGTGTTGGAGGTAAATGAAAAGACTCCTCAGGCAGTAATAGCTATCGGTGGCGGCAGTCAGACACCGCTTCTGACTGAAATGCTGGCGGAAAAATTATCCCTGCCCGGCAGCCGTGTAGCAGTTAGGGGGCGGGAGGCGTTGGCGGTGGAAGGACAGGAGGAAGTTCTCATCGGTCCTCAAGCAGTCACTCCTATCGGTATTGCCGCTTCATGGGAGTATAACAGAGCACTGGAATTCTCGGACATCAAAGTAAATGGTCGGCCTGTCCGCCTGATTAGTGAAAATGGTAAAGGGACGGTTGCAGACGCATTACTGGCTGCGGGAATAAATGCGCGACAGTTATATGGCAGACCGGGGATGGGCTTATCAATCACAGTTAATGGTGAAACTCATATCATAAAAGGGTGTTTAGGTGCACCTGCGTCTATAGCGGTAAACGGTAATGATGCAACTCTAGATACGGAAGTGGCGAATGGCTATCTTCTTGAGATATCCCCGGGGGAGAGAGGGCAGGACGCTAGGGCCACTGTTAAGGAATTGATTAATAGTAAATTTCCTACACGCCAGGTTATAGTAAATGGTGAAATCCATTTAATCGAGCCTAAAGTTATAATTAATGGCACTGAAGCGGATGGGGCAGCATTGGTAACAGATAAGGCGGAGATGAAAGTTATTTATCCGCGTACCGCCAAAGAAATATTAAATTTCATGAAGATACCTCTAAAAAATTATCAAGTTTTCATAAATGGAGAGCATTCGGATGAGAATATCATAGCGGCATCAGATGATAAAGTCGAAGTGGTTCTTGGTTCAAATGAGTCCAATTCTTTTGGCAATATCTTAGTGAACGAAGAACCGGTAGAATTAAAAAAAGACGGCGTAATTTTGACAGATTTATTTAACTATATCGATTTCGATCCTATGCCGCCAACTACCGGCAGTAAATTATTAATGCAGGTTAATGGGTCCGCAGCCGGATTTACTACTATGGTTCATGGTGGTGACCAAGTTACGATAAAATGGCAGTAG
- a CDS encoding DUF378 domain-containing protein: protein METINKTALFLVIVGALNWLLVGLFSYDLVAALLGGQTSLLSRVVYTLVGISGIWAIGLLFKDFTDTRA, encoded by the coding sequence TTGGAAACTATTAACAAAACAGCTTTGTTCTTAGTAATCGTTGGTGCTCTGAACTGGCTGCTGGTCGGTCTTTTCAGTTACGACTTGGTGGCAGCGCTGCTTGGTGGACAGACATCTCTTCTTAGCCGAGTGGTGTATACATTGGTAGGAATTTCCGGCATCTGGGCTATAGGCTTGTTATTTAAAGACTTCACTGACACCAGAGCATAA
- a CDS encoding 4Fe-4S binding protein: MISISEKKCTGCSVCTHVCPHGVIGMEGSIARLLYEDRCIECGACQLNCQQGAIFVTKGTGCLVSIIKEDILKIKEKGCG; the protein is encoded by the coding sequence ATGATTAGTATTTCTGAGAAAAAATGTACAGGATGTTCCGTATGCACCCATGTTTGTCCTCATGGCGTTATTGGTATGGAAGGTAGTATAGCCCGGTTATTGTATGAAGACAGGTGTATTGAATGCGGTGCGTGCCAGCTCAATTGTCAGCAGGGTGCTATCTTCGTAACTAAAGGTACCGGATGCTTGGTTTCAATCATTAAAGAGGATATTTTAAAAATTAAAGAAAAAGGATGCGGCTGA
- a CDS encoding 2-oxoacid:acceptor oxidoreductase subunit alpha → MGGNIHVRSPYHELVWQIAGQQGEGIDSTGDVLASALNGQGYYLYGYREFSSRIKGGHTQYRLRISHNPVGAISHKLHILIALDQQSFTTREHALVPEGLLITDEDLDIGNTRTRHNVVVAPLAKLAEEQGNRIVRNMVALGVSAAVMNMDPEVFSERLRDRFGKKGDAIVNLNIGAVKAGYHWAVDAGLSGRLPLKPGDGNSRLFMIGNHAAALGAVMGGCRFLAAYPITPATEIMEYLSRTLPDVGGVVVQTEDEIAAVTMAIGAAYAGARAITSTSGPGVSLMAEAIGLAGMTETPIVIVDAQRAGPSTGLPTKHEQSDLLSAILGTHGEIPKVVMTPNTVSECFYQTARAFNIAEKYQCPVIVLSDVALSLGKQTVEPFDVTKLKVFRGKLLDEPEETLEPGALFQRYAFTQSGLSPRTIPGTRDGIHKVTGLEHDETGMPTESPALRIAMMDKRLTKIPDMLPNSTHYQGPAQPDYLLVGYGSTFGAIDEARQMLEDEGFAVGHLQLKIVWPFPIAEMDFNMEGAKNIFIIENNATGQLQHLLNMFSPYDRKTMPIRKYDGRPFMPLEIYEQVRGGV, encoded by the coding sequence ATGGGTGGTAATATTCACGTTAGGTCTCCGTATCATGAGCTGGTATGGCAGATAGCCGGTCAGCAGGGCGAAGGAATTGATTCTACCGGGGACGTTTTGGCTTCTGCTCTTAACGGACAGGGGTACTATTTGTATGGTTATCGGGAGTTTTCTTCCCGCATTAAAGGCGGGCATACCCAATATCGCCTTCGTATCAGTCATAATCCAGTGGGGGCTATCAGTCACAAACTACATATCCTGATTGCCCTGGATCAGCAAAGCTTCACTACCCGAGAACATGCTCTGGTGCCCGAAGGCCTCCTAATTACTGATGAAGACCTAGATATCGGCAATACTCGTACCCGCCACAATGTGGTGGTTGCACCATTAGCTAAACTGGCAGAAGAACAAGGTAATCGTATTGTGAGAAATATGGTAGCGCTGGGAGTATCCGCAGCGGTAATGAATATGGACCCGGAGGTCTTTTCCGAGCGATTGAGAGACCGTTTTGGGAAAAAAGGTGATGCTATTGTAAATCTGAATATTGGTGCCGTTAAAGCGGGCTATCATTGGGCCGTGGATGCAGGGTTATCGGGGCGGCTGCCTTTAAAACCAGGGGATGGCAATTCCCGATTATTTATGATAGGTAACCATGCTGCGGCTTTGGGAGCAGTGATGGGGGGCTGCCGTTTCCTGGCGGCGTATCCTATCACACCGGCGACGGAAATTATGGAGTACCTAAGCAGAACATTGCCGGATGTCGGCGGTGTTGTCGTTCAGACCGAGGACGAAATAGCTGCTGTTACTATGGCCATCGGCGCAGCTTATGCCGGTGCAAGAGCGATAACTTCAACGTCTGGGCCCGGAGTTTCACTGATGGCTGAAGCTATCGGACTGGCAGGTATGACAGAAACGCCGATTGTTATAGTAGATGCCCAGCGTGCAGGTCCAAGTACCGGGCTGCCTACCAAACATGAGCAGAGCGATTTGCTGTCAGCAATTTTGGGTACCCACGGTGAAATACCTAAGGTAGTGATGACACCTAATACTGTCTCGGAGTGCTTCTATCAGACGGCTCGCGCATTTAATATAGCAGAAAAGTATCAGTGTCCGGTAATTGTGCTGTCAGATGTTGCCTTATCTCTAGGTAAGCAGACTGTAGAACCTTTCGATGTCACGAAACTGAAAGTATTCCGGGGTAAGCTGCTTGATGAGCCGGAGGAAACCTTGGAGCCTGGAGCATTATTTCAACGCTATGCCTTTACTCAATCAGGACTGTCTCCCCGCACCATACCTGGTACCCGGGACGGGATTCATAAAGTGACGGGTCTTGAGCATGATGAGACAGGTATGCCGACGGAAAGTCCGGCTCTCAGAATTGCTATGATGGATAAGCGTTTGACTAAGATTCCGGATATGCTGCCCAATAGCACACATTATCAAGGCCCGGCTCAGCCGGATTATCTTTTGGTCGGGTACGGCTCAACATTTGGTGCTATCGATGAAGCGCGGCAGATGTTAGAGGATGAGGGATTTGCGGTAGGCCATCTGCAGTTGAAGATAGTCTGGCCCTTCCCCATTGCTGAGATGGATTTTAATATGGAAGGGGCAAAAAATATTTTTATCATCGAAAATAATGCAACCGGTCAATTGCAGCACCTTCTTAATATGTTCAGTCCGTATGACCGTAAAACTATGCCTATTCGTAAGTATGACGGTCGTCCATTTATGCCCTTGGAAATATATGAGCAGGTTAGGGGGGGCGTATAA